The proteins below come from a single Limnobaculum xujianqingii genomic window:
- the yrbN gene encoding protein YrbN has product MKMTEYFLNKVCRLAAIFSEARVHV; this is encoded by the coding sequence ATGAAAATGACTGAGTATTTTCTCAATAAGGTATGTAGACTGGCCGCCATTTTTAGTGAGGCACGTGTACATGTCTGA
- the nlpI gene encoding lipoprotein NlpI, producing MKPILRWCYIVATAILLTGCSSLEGRKYGVLAIPLQPTLQQEVMLARMEQILASQVLSGDERAQLLYERGVLFDSLGLRALARNDFSQALMIRPDIPEAFNYLGIYLTQGGNFDAAYDAFDSVLELDPTYNYARLNRGIALYYGGRYILAQDDLLAFYHDDPNDPFRSLWLYLAEKEIDSGKAKKALKERYAKAERGEWGWNIVEFYLGDISEKTLVNRLQAEATDNTSLAEHLSETDFYLGKHYLSLGDKNTAVALFKLTVANNVHNFVEHRYALLELALFGLEQDDLSESDKK from the coding sequence ATGAAGCCTATTTTGCGCTGGTGCTACATTGTTGCAACAGCCATTCTGTTAACAGGATGTAGCAGCCTTGAAGGGCGTAAATATGGCGTTTTGGCAATTCCATTGCAGCCAACGCTGCAACAGGAAGTGATGCTGGCCCGCATGGAACAAATTCTTGCGAGTCAGGTCTTATCAGGTGATGAAAGAGCGCAGCTATTGTATGAGCGTGGCGTATTGTTCGACAGTCTTGGGCTGCGGGCACTGGCACGTAATGACTTTTCGCAAGCGTTAATGATTCGTCCTGATATTCCAGAGGCATTCAATTACTTAGGAATATATCTGACGCAGGGCGGCAACTTTGATGCTGCTTATGATGCGTTTGATTCTGTATTAGAGCTTGATCCAACTTATAACTACGCGCGTTTAAACCGAGGGATTGCCTTGTATTATGGCGGTCGCTACATTTTAGCGCAGGATGATCTGCTGGCGTTTTATCATGACGACCCTAACGATCCTTTCCGATCTCTGTGGCTGTATTTAGCTGAAAAAGAGATTGATTCAGGCAAAGCAAAAAAAGCTCTTAAAGAGCGTTATGCTAAGGCTGAACGAGGAGAGTGGGGCTGGAATATTGTGGAGTTCTACCTGGGTGATATCAGCGAAAAAACGCTGGTTAACCGTTTACAGGCAGAAGCAACGGATAACACTTCGCTCGCTGAGCATCTCAGTGAAACTGACTTCTATTTAGGTAAACACTACCTGAGTCTGGGGGACAAGAACACCGCCGTGGCGTTGTTCAAACTGACGGTTGCCAATAACGTACATAACTTTGTTGAGCACCGCTATGCACTGTTGGAATTAGCCTTGTTCGGGCTAGAGCAAGACGACCTATCAGAATCGGATAAAAAATAG
- the pnp gene encoding polyribonucleotide nucleotidyltransferase, with amino-acid sequence MLNPIVRKFKYGQHTVTLETGMMARQATAAVMVNVDDTAVFVTVVGAKKAKEGQSFFPLTVNYQERTYAAGRIPGGFFRREGRPSEGETLIARLIDRPIRPLFPEGFLNEVQVIATVVSVNPQVSPDIVAMIGTSAALVLSGIPFNGPIGAARVGFINDQYVLNPTTDELKESRLDLVVAGTQSAVLMVESEAELLSEEQMLGAVMFGHEQQQVVIDNINALAAEAGKAKWEWQAPETNQVLYAQVEALASARLGDAYRITDKQDRYAQIDVIKADVVAALLAQDADLNQSEIGDMLSSIEKNVVRSRVLRGEPRIDGREKDMIRGLDVRTGVLPRTHGSALFTRGETQALVVATLGTARDAQNIDELTGERTDSFLFHYNFPPYSVGETGMVGSPKRREIGHGRLAKRGVLAVMPDQTEFPYTVRVVSEITESNGSSSMASVCGASLALMDAGVPIKAAVAGIAMGLVKDDESFVVLSDILGDEDHLGDMDFKVAGSREGISALQMDIKIEGITREIMKVALNQAKGARLHILGVMEQAISAPRGDISEFAPRIHTIKINPEKIKDVIGKGGAVIRALTEETGTTIEIEDDGTVKIAAVDGDKAKHAIRRIEEITADVEVNRIYAGKVTRIVDFGAFVSIVGGKEGLVHISQIADKRVEKVSDYLQMGQEVQVKVMEVDRQGRIRLSIKEATAPSQDTPAASEEQ; translated from the coding sequence TTGCTAAATCCGATTGTTCGTAAATTTAAGTATGGTCAACATACCGTGACGTTAGAAACCGGTATGATGGCTCGTCAGGCAACGGCTGCTGTGATGGTAAACGTTGATGACACCGCAGTATTTGTGACCGTAGTGGGCGCGAAAAAAGCCAAAGAAGGTCAATCCTTCTTCCCATTAACCGTTAACTATCAAGAGCGTACTTACGCTGCTGGTCGTATCCCTGGTGGTTTTTTCCGTCGTGAAGGTCGTCCTAGCGAAGGTGAAACACTGATCGCTCGTCTGATTGACCGTCCAATTCGCCCTCTGTTCCCGGAAGGTTTCCTGAATGAAGTTCAGGTTATCGCAACCGTAGTTTCTGTAAACCCACAGGTTAGCCCTGATATCGTGGCAATGATTGGTACTTCCGCAGCATTAGTGCTGTCAGGTATTCCATTCAACGGCCCAATTGGTGCTGCACGTGTTGGTTTTATTAACGATCAATATGTTCTGAACCCAACTACCGATGAGCTGAAAGAGAGCCGTCTGGATCTGGTAGTTGCAGGTACTCAAAGCGCAGTACTGATGGTTGAATCAGAAGCAGAGTTACTGAGCGAAGAACAAATGCTGGGTGCAGTTATGTTTGGTCATGAGCAACAACAAGTTGTGATTGATAACATCAATGCACTGGCAGCAGAAGCGGGTAAAGCTAAGTGGGAATGGCAAGCACCTGAAACTAATCAGGTGCTGTATGCTCAGGTTGAAGCTTTAGCTTCTGCCCGTTTAGGTGATGCTTACCGTATTACTGATAAACAAGATCGTTATGCTCAAATCGACGTGATTAAAGCGGACGTAGTGGCTGCTCTGTTAGCTCAGGATGCAGACTTAAACCAAAGCGAAATCGGCGATATGCTGAGCAGCATCGAGAAAAACGTTGTTCGTAGTCGCGTATTACGCGGTGAGCCACGTATCGATGGTCGTGAAAAAGATATGATTCGTGGTCTGGATGTACGCACTGGCGTATTACCACGCACCCATGGTTCTGCGCTGTTCACCCGTGGTGAAACTCAGGCTCTGGTTGTGGCAACTCTGGGTACTGCCCGTGATGCACAAAACATTGATGAGCTGACCGGTGAGCGTACTGACAGCTTCCTGTTCCACTATAACTTCCCTCCATACTCTGTAGGTGAAACCGGCATGGTTGGTTCACCGAAACGTCGTGAGATTGGTCACGGTCGACTGGCGAAGCGCGGCGTATTAGCGGTGATGCCTGACCAGACTGAATTCCCATATACCGTTCGCGTAGTATCAGAAATTACTGAATCTAACGGTTCATCTTCAATGGCTTCTGTTTGTGGTGCTTCATTAGCACTGATGGATGCAGGTGTGCCAATTAAAGCCGCCGTTGCCGGTATTGCAATGGGTCTGGTGAAAGATGATGAAAGCTTTGTTGTTCTGTCAGATATTCTGGGTGATGAAGATCACTTAGGTGATATGGACTTTAAAGTAGCCGGTAGCCGCGAGGGTATCTCTGCTCTGCAGATGGATATTAAAATTGAAGGTATTACTCGTGAGATCATGAAAGTGGCTCTGAATCAGGCTAAAGGTGCTCGTCTGCACATTCTTGGCGTGATGGAACAGGCTATTTCTGCTCCTCGTGGTGATATTTCTGAGTTTGCTCCACGTATTCATACCATCAAGATCAATCCTGAGAAAATCAAGGATGTTATTGGTAAAGGTGGTGCAGTAATTCGTGCTCTGACTGAAGAAACCGGCACTACTATCGAAATCGAAGATGACGGTACCGTGAAGATCGCAGCAGTTGATGGTGATAAAGCGAAACATGCTATTCGCCGCATTGAAGAGATCACGGCTGACGTTGAAGTTAACCGTATTTATGCCGGTAAAGTGACCCGTATTGTTGACTTTGGTGCTTTCGTATCCATCGTTGGCGGTAAAGAAGGTCTGGTTCATATATCTCAAATTGCTGATAAGCGTGTAGAGAAAGTATCAGATTACCTGCAAATGGGTCAGGAAGTTCAGGTGAAAGTGATGGAAGTTGATCGTCAAGGTCGTATTCGCTTAAGCATTAAAGAAGCGACTGCACCGAGTCAAGACACTCCAGCAGCATCTGAAGAGCAATAA
- the rpsO gene encoding 30S ribosomal protein S15 encodes MSLSVEAKAKIVAEYGRGANDSGSPEVQVALLTAQINHLQGHFSEHKKDHHSRRGLLRMVSQRRKLLDYLKRKDSSRYTQLIASLGLRR; translated from the coding sequence ATGTCTCTAAGTGTTGAAGCGAAAGCTAAAATTGTTGCTGAGTATGGTCGTGGCGCAAACGACAGTGGTTCACCAGAAGTTCAGGTAGCCCTGCTGACTGCACAAATTAACCACCTGCAAGGCCATTTCTCCGAGCACAAAAAAGATCACCACAGTCGTCGTGGTCTGCTGCGTATGGTTTCTCAGCGTCGTAAGTTGCTGGACTATCTGAAGCGTAAAGACAGCTCACGTTATACTCAACTGATTGCAAGTCTGGGTCTGCGTCGCTAA
- a CDS encoding BPSS1780 family membrane protein yields MTQQDHNPYTPPESNVEDVAVVLDKTGETFIPGGQAVPAGEGVNWITQAWNFMKPKLGMWVVLGIVLFVILMIISFIPFLNILTAVIMPIFVGGIIAICEKQRMTGEVDLGLLFSGFQKNLGSLLGVGAIMFGIMILAIIVMFVVGGSAMLAMAVGSQAGGDPSMAMAGASGGMMFLAFLLMMVIYLVGYALTWFAPALIVVHNLPLGQAVSMSLSAVKKNIVPGLLFFLVMGIIMFVSALPFGLGLLITMPLFLVTYYTTYRSLFIAK; encoded by the coding sequence ATGACTCAACAAGACCATAACCCTTACACACCACCAGAATCTAACGTCGAAGACGTTGCAGTGGTACTTGATAAAACGGGTGAAACCTTTATCCCTGGTGGTCAGGCTGTTCCTGCCGGTGAAGGTGTGAACTGGATTACTCAAGCCTGGAACTTCATGAAACCTAAATTAGGTATGTGGGTTGTTCTGGGTATTGTCCTGTTCGTAATTCTGATGATTATCAGTTTTATTCCATTCCTGAACATTTTAACTGCCGTTATCATGCCAATTTTTGTTGGTGGCATCATTGCTATCTGTGAAAAACAACGTATGACGGGTGAAGTTGACCTTGGCCTGCTGTTCTCTGGTTTCCAAAAGAATCTGGGTTCACTGCTGGGTGTTGGCGCTATCATGTTCGGTATCATGATTCTGGCTATTATTGTGATGTTCGTTGTTGGCGGTAGCGCTATGCTGGCAATGGCAGTGGGTTCACAAGCGGGTGGCGATCCTTCAATGGCAATGGCTGGCGCAAGCGGCGGTATGATGTTCCTGGCCTTCCTGTTAATGATGGTTATCTATCTGGTTGGTTATGCATTAACCTGGTTTGCTCCTGCATTAATCGTTGTTCACAACCTGCCTTTAGGTCAGGCTGTTTCTATGAGCCTGTCTGCTGTTAAAAAGAACATTGTTCCCGGCCTGCTGTTCTTCCTGGTAATGGGTATCATTATGTTCGTTTCAGCCTTACCTTTTGGTTTAGGTCTGTTAATCACCATGCCTCTGTTCCTTGTTACTTACTACACGACTTACCGTAGTCTGTTTATCGCTAAGTAA
- a CDS encoding RDD family protein: MMLDTVRDITTPELIEIRLHPAGFLPRGFAFFIDTILRWLLMLLIAIPSMFIGDLGVGLFLISIFLIEWFYPVFFEVVFKGKTPGKRLVGLKVLNDNGTPVSLSASIIRNFLRFADFFPLFYLFGLIAMLTNKEFRRLGDIVAGTIVVYTEPAARRFSVPEAMPVPPDFPLSRDTQKTIVSFAERSVGLTKPRQEELAALLPQLSQTMHPQEPQGAARLISLANFLIGRKS; encoded by the coding sequence ATGATGCTTGATACAGTTCGTGACATTACCACGCCGGAGCTGATTGAGATCCGATTGCACCCTGCCGGATTCCTGCCCCGCGGCTTTGCTTTTTTTATTGATACCATCCTGCGCTGGCTTTTAATGCTACTTATCGCAATCCCCTCTATGTTTATTGGCGATTTGGGTGTTGGGCTCTTTCTGATTTCAATTTTTCTTATTGAATGGTTTTACCCGGTCTTTTTCGAAGTGGTATTTAAAGGAAAGACACCTGGTAAACGCCTTGTTGGCTTAAAAGTACTTAATGACAATGGGACACCGGTTAGTCTGAGTGCTTCTATCATTCGTAATTTTCTACGTTTCGCTGATTTCTTCCCGCTTTTCTATTTGTTTGGCCTGATCGCTATGCTGACCAATAAAGAGTTTCGCCGTTTAGGCGATATTGTGGCGGGTACGATAGTGGTTTATACCGAACCCGCAGCCAGACGCTTTAGTGTGCCAGAAGCCATGCCGGTTCCTCCTGATTTTCCATTATCGCGCGATACTCAAAAAACTATTGTCTCTTTTGCTGAACGTTCGGTAGGTTTAACTAAGCCAAGGCAGGAAGAGCTGGCGGCCTTGCTACCGCAATTATCACAAACAATGCACCCGCAAGAACCTCAGGGTGCAGCACGCCTTATCAGCCTTGCTAACTTTTTGATAGGACGCAAATCATGA
- a CDS encoding stage II sporulation protein M → MKQERFEALHQAEWEAFENWLGHHLRIIKHQDGTVSQPPFANHEMPQRYRNLCQHLAIARDRGYSLLLVERLHNLVQSGHDILYRANSGISGRMLNYIAGGFAADLRANLRWVLLSTLLIIGPWIVMMAVIRLWPDFIYVVIAPDDIHQMDEMYNGDDAFDYGASILRDSGSNWKMFGFYIYNNISIAFRAFAGGLLAGLGTVYTLVFNGIHMGAIEARLVNIGAGRNFYSFVLGHTAFEIGGIIISGAAGLKLGWSLIMPGRLSRPDSLKTTARSVLGLICGSGIMLLIAAMIEAFWSPHNFPLPIKIAGGVITLLLLLGYFIFTGRRHAA, encoded by the coding sequence ATGAAGCAGGAACGCTTCGAGGCATTACATCAGGCGGAATGGGAAGCCTTTGAAAACTGGTTAGGTCACCATCTGAGAATTATAAAACATCAGGATGGAACAGTATCTCAGCCGCCTTTTGCTAACCATGAGATGCCGCAACGCTACCGAAATCTTTGTCAACATTTGGCTATCGCCCGCGATCGCGGTTATAGCCTGTTGCTGGTTGAACGGCTACATAATTTGGTCCAATCAGGGCACGACATCTTATATCGAGCCAACAGTGGTATCAGTGGCCGAATGCTCAATTATATTGCCGGTGGGTTTGCTGCCGATCTGCGTGCCAACCTTCGTTGGGTACTTCTTTCTACCCTTCTTATTATCGGGCCGTGGATCGTTATGATGGCGGTAATTCGCCTGTGGCCTGATTTTATCTACGTGGTTATTGCTCCTGATGATATTCATCAGATGGATGAAATGTACAACGGCGATGATGCCTTTGACTATGGAGCAAGTATCCTGCGTGATTCTGGTTCTAACTGGAAGATGTTTGGATTCTACATTTATAACAATATCAGCATTGCTTTCCGGGCTTTTGCCGGTGGTCTATTGGCCGGTTTAGGCACAGTATATACGCTGGTATTTAATGGTATTCATATGGGTGCCATTGAGGCCAGACTGGTCAATATTGGTGCCGGGCGTAACTTCTATTCGTTTGTTCTTGGTCATACCGCGTTTGAAATTGGTGGAATAATTATTTCAGGTGCGGCCGGATTAAAGCTGGGCTGGAGTTTAATTATGCCAGGTCGACTGAGTCGCCCTGATTCATTGAAAACTACGGCGCGTTCAGTGCTGGGACTGATTTGCGGTAGCGGCATTATGTTACTGATTGCTGCTATGATTGAAGCATTCTGGTCGCCACATAATTTCCCTCTACCGATAAAAATTGCTGGCGGTGTCATTACGCTGCTTCTGCTGCTTGGCTACTTTATTTTTACAGGGCGCCGCCATGCAGCTTGA
- a CDS encoding DUF4129 domain-containing protein yields the protein MQLDRLAIVLRTRPANEAIDLGVRMAMHWFKPLYIAWLCFSLPVIGLLFGLSYWAEFSYTAIYLLIWWIKPMLDRMALFVISRAVFGSAPTLRQSIKAIPTLLFKTRLIRALTWARFSPYRSLTLPVDVLEGVKGRNARIRRKAISNYIGINAAVLTLFGFVVEKVFPVCAIAFVAMISIDNNSYSDDLLKDLWFNNVSYHSLMALGFYILGILLWEPIYVAAGFSLYLKRRSDIEAWDIELEFRKIEKRSRITSSTLFSALLLVLTIGISGYSPHSYADQDVSATRQETITNAPEKLQQILKQPEYGGKEVRKRLKFMQEKKVKKPNKKPDFSPPPVSANPNSALMALTGAGQWMLWGILALVVIAIAYFIIIRLPDIRGQKGQKMAPPAQIAGLDIQPESLPENIAEVALSMIHAGDLRSALSLLFRGSLSVLAHRDRVMFRSSDTEQDCIRLVKRAELNSAAFFIKLTQLWLAQAYAHRSPDISKLEQLCREWPTHYDHQSQWEAS from the coding sequence ATGCAGCTTGATCGTTTAGCTATTGTGCTACGTACCAGACCAGCCAATGAAGCCATTGATTTAGGCGTTCGTATGGCGATGCATTGGTTCAAGCCTCTCTATATTGCGTGGTTATGCTTTTCGTTACCAGTGATTGGACTGTTGTTTGGTTTGTCCTATTGGGCAGAGTTTAGTTATACCGCTATTTATCTGCTGATTTGGTGGATAAAACCGATGCTCGACCGTATGGCTCTATTTGTCATTAGCAGGGCGGTTTTCGGTTCTGCCCCAACATTACGTCAAAGCATAAAGGCGATCCCTACTTTACTGTTCAAAACCCGGCTAATTCGGGCATTAACCTGGGCCCGTTTCTCACCCTATCGTTCACTGACGCTACCGGTTGATGTGCTTGAAGGTGTTAAAGGCCGTAACGCCAGAATAAGACGTAAAGCGATATCAAACTACATTGGTATTAATGCTGCGGTATTAACGCTGTTTGGCTTTGTGGTTGAAAAAGTTTTTCCGGTTTGTGCCATCGCCTTCGTGGCCATGATATCGATTGATAACAATAGCTATAGCGACGATCTGCTAAAAGACTTATGGTTCAACAATGTTAGTTACCATTCACTAATGGCATTGGGATTCTATATTTTAGGTATCTTATTGTGGGAACCTATTTATGTCGCCGCTGGTTTTTCACTTTATCTAAAAAGACGCAGTGATATCGAAGCATGGGATATTGAACTGGAATTTCGCAAAATAGAAAAGCGGAGTCGTATTACTTCATCAACTCTGTTTAGTGCTCTGCTGCTTGTTCTGACCATTGGCATATCTGGCTATTCTCCCCATAGTTACGCCGATCAGGACGTTTCCGCTACCCGGCAAGAAACCATTACCAACGCGCCTGAAAAATTACAACAAATACTGAAACAACCGGAGTACGGCGGCAAAGAAGTCAGAAAGCGTCTGAAGTTTATGCAAGAAAAAAAGGTGAAAAAGCCCAATAAGAAACCGGATTTCTCACCGCCTCCCGTTTCAGCCAATCCTAACAGTGCCTTAATGGCATTGACGGGTGCTGGTCAATGGATGCTTTGGGGGATTCTGGCTTTGGTGGTTATCGCTATTGCCTATTTTATTATTATTCGATTACCTGATATTCGCGGACAAAAAGGCCAAAAAATGGCCCCTCCGGCACAAATTGCCGGCCTGGATATTCAGCCAGAATCTCTGCCTGAGAATATCGCAGAAGTTGCTCTGTCGATGATTCATGCTGGCGATTTGCGATCTGCCCTCAGCCTGCTATTTCGCGGTTCGCTCTCGGTTCTTGCCCATCGGGATCGGGTGATGTTCCGTTCTTCAGATACCGAGCAAGACTGTATCCGTTTAGTCAAACGAGCGGAACTGAACAGTGCAGCTTTCTTTATTAAATTAACTCAGCTTTGGCTGGCACAAGCTTACGCGCACCGTTCACCTGATATCTCCAAATTAGAACAGCTTTGCCGGGAGTGGCCAACTCACTACGATCACCAATCTCAGTGGGAGGCCAGTTAA
- a CDS encoding DUF4350 domain-containing protein produces the protein MSTDNVKKSSNPWLILGIIFAVIAGLAIYYYQQLEWEEKEVTTPPSWKVIANNYYTAEQLLSKSGYQVKTVGDSLSLNKLPAKSTLVLFNPDGLLKEPTQKTKLMDWVSQGGHLIISPLEDKNSIDLQELFDIYLKDECDDDDKCETTKAPVELVTVTLPEKETENDTPAKKRDGVPIVFEKDKMVADVADTPRFYVDWKTTENVPESTKSEWDIISRFQFEQGWVTVVPLKLFSNSNIKQYDHAKLWLHVATLPDRNDTLYLVRYATLPNLMSWLVEHALYTLLAFGLCILLVLWRYIPRFGALIPTPPPAHPSLTEHLRAVADFHLHNYDYERLVAPLREEVLRLLQPLRIQYPGRRSDAQLIEHITHYDIGLITQAMEGEVQHLNQFTQSTQTLCLLIDRLNSLQSSSSRRLNYGI, from the coding sequence ATGTCAACGGACAATGTGAAAAAGAGCAGCAACCCATGGCTGATTTTGGGGATTATATTCGCCGTTATCGCCGGGCTGGCAATTTACTACTATCAGCAACTAGAGTGGGAAGAAAAAGAAGTTACCACACCACCCAGTTGGAAAGTTATTGCCAATAACTACTACACTGCAGAGCAACTACTCAGCAAGTCTGGCTATCAGGTTAAAACCGTTGGTGATTCGCTGTCATTGAATAAGTTACCGGCTAAATCAACCTTAGTGTTATTCAATCCTGATGGCTTACTTAAAGAACCCACGCAAAAAACGAAATTGATGGACTGGGTTAGTCAAGGCGGCCACCTGATCATTTCACCCCTTGAAGATAAAAACAGCATCGACCTGCAGGAGCTGTTTGATATTTATCTGAAAGATGAGTGTGATGACGATGATAAATGCGAAACCACAAAAGCGCCGGTTGAGCTGGTTACGGTTACATTACCTGAAAAAGAAACAGAGAATGATACGCCAGCCAAAAAGCGAGATGGGGTGCCAATCGTTTTTGAAAAAGACAAAATGGTAGCTGATGTCGCTGACACGCCTCGTTTTTACGTAGACTGGAAAACCACAGAAAACGTTCCGGAATCAACCAAAAGCGAATGGGATATTATCAGTCGTTTTCAGTTTGAACAGGGTTGGGTTACGGTTGTTCCACTCAAGCTGTTTAGTAATAGCAATATTAAGCAATATGACCATGCCAAACTCTGGCTACATGTTGCCACCTTGCCAGACAGAAACGACACCCTCTATCTGGTTCGTTATGCCACTTTACCAAACCTGATGAGTTGGCTGGTTGAACATGCGCTTTACACATTACTGGCATTTGGGCTTTGTATCTTACTGGTGTTGTGGCGCTATATTCCGCGTTTTGGTGCACTTATCCCTACGCCACCGCCAGCCCACCCCAGCCTTACCGAACATTTAAGGGCCGTCGCTGATTTCCATTTGCATAATTACGACTATGAACGGCTGGTCGCCCCATTGAGGGAAGAGGTGTTACGCCTGCTTCAACCATTACGCATTCAGTATCCAGGCAGACGTAGTGATGCCCAACTTATTGAACATATTACTCATTATGACATCGGGCTTATTACTCAGGCGATGGAAGGGGAAGTTCAGCATCTGAACCAATTTACCCAGTCGACCCAAACCCTGTGCCTGCTGATTGACCGATTAAACTCACTGCAAAGCAGTTCGAGTAGGAGACTAAACTATGGAATTTAA
- a CDS encoding AAA family ATPase, producing MEFNSTDSYFSPSAPVPTIPTTPQDATDIVLRIQEQIRKVFIGQDHVVEQILCALLAGGHVLLEGVPGLGKTLLAKALAQACSCHSSRIQFTPDLMPADVTGHMFYDMKASEFVVRRGPVFTNLMLADEINRAPAKTQAALLEVMQEGQVTIEGETAQLSPPFLVIATQNPIEQDGTYALPEAQLDRFLLHVMFDYPTEQEELALVAASTFERVGDRLDVDKIEAVASPEMIVALQKITASIRVDDSVLNYALSIVRTTRNWPGISTGAGPRGGIALIRSARASAILAGRDFVTPDDVKQQAIPTLRHRIALSPDAEIEGLTEEHILNRLLDQIEAPRR from the coding sequence ATGGAATTTAACTCAACGGATAGCTATTTTTCACCATCCGCTCCGGTACCCACTATCCCGACTACTCCTCAGGATGCAACGGATATTGTTCTGCGTATTCAGGAACAAATTCGTAAAGTATTTATCGGTCAGGATCATGTTGTAGAACAGATTCTTTGCGCTCTATTAGCTGGCGGCCATGTGCTGCTGGAAGGCGTTCCGGGGCTGGGGAAAACGTTACTGGCTAAAGCACTGGCCCAAGCCTGTAGCTGCCACTCGTCACGTATTCAGTTTACTCCAGACTTAATGCCAGCTGACGTTACCGGTCATATGTTTTATGACATGAAAGCATCTGAATTTGTGGTACGCCGTGGCCCCGTATTTACCAACCTGATGTTGGCGGATGAAATTAACCGTGCTCCAGCAAAAACCCAGGCCGCGTTGCTGGAAGTTATGCAAGAAGGTCAGGTGACCATTGAAGGAGAAACGGCCCAGCTGTCACCGCCTTTTTTAGTTATTGCCACACAAAACCCGATCGAACAGGACGGAACCTACGCCTTGCCGGAAGCTCAGTTAGACAGATTTTTACTTCATGTGATGTTTGACTACCCTACTGAGCAGGAAGAGCTGGCATTAGTTGCCGCCAGTACCTTTGAGCGCGTAGGCGATCGTCTGGACGTTGATAAAATCGAAGCGGTTGCCAGCCCGGAAATGATTGTTGCCTTACAAAAAATTACTGCCAGTATTCGGGTTGATGATAGCGTATTAAACTATGCATTAAGCATTGTCAGAACAACGCGTAACTGGCCAGGTATCAGTACTGGAGCTGGCCCACGCGGCGGTATCGCACTGATTCGCTCAGCCCGAGCCAGCGCCATATTGGCAGGTCGCGACTTTGTCACACCTGATGATGTGAAACAACAGGCAATACCAACATTACGCCATCGTATTGCCCTTTCACCTGATGCTGAAATTGAAGGACTGACAGAAGAGCACATTCTCAATCGCCTGTTAGACCAAATTGAGGCTCCACGCAGATGA